A region of Rhodoferax potami DNA encodes the following proteins:
- the rimM gene encoding ribosome maturation factor RimM (Essential for efficient processing of 16S rRNA), with product MTMLPGLEAASLPADAIEVGRIADAWGIKGWFKVLPYSANPEALFAARQWFLLPTEKGPQPFTGAASISVKESKVHSDSVVACVQGIGDRTDAEALKGSRIFISRAAFPAAAIDEFYWVDLMGLEVINREQENLGTVKELLSTGPQTVLVIESVQDGKPVERMIPFVSAYIDDVSLPTKTIRVDWQLDY from the coding sequence ATGACTATGCTCCCTGGACTCGAAGCCGCTAGCCTGCCGGCAGACGCTATTGAAGTCGGGCGGATTGCAGATGCGTGGGGTATCAAAGGCTGGTTCAAGGTCTTGCCCTACAGCGCAAACCCTGAGGCGTTGTTCGCCGCCCGCCAATGGTTTTTATTGCCGACTGAAAAAGGCCCGCAGCCTTTTACCGGTGCTGCAAGCATCTCAGTCAAAGAATCTAAAGTGCACTCTGATTCCGTGGTCGCTTGCGTCCAAGGCATTGGCGATCGCACCGATGCCGAAGCCCTGAAAGGTTCGCGCATCTTTATTTCCCGTGCCGCATTTCCTGCCGCCGCTATCGATGAGTTTTACTGGGTCGATTTGATGGGCTTGGAAGTCATCAACCGCGAGCAAGAAAACTTGGGCACGGTCAAAGAGTTGCTGTCCACGGGGCCACAAACGGTGCTGGTCATTGAGTCGGTTCAAGACGGTAAACCCGTTGAACGCATGATCCCCTTTGTGTCAGCCTACATCGACGATGTGAGTCTGCCGACCAAGACCATTCGCGTGGACTGGCAACTGGACTATTGA
- the trmD gene encoding tRNA (guanosine(37)-N1)-methyltransferase TrmD has protein sequence MRFDVITLFPELFAPLLTAGITRRAYESGLVEVCLHNPRDFAQGNYRRVDDRPFGGGPGMVMMAEPLEATLLHIRAQRSDQAPVVLFSPIGSTLKHEGVEAWSQSSGAILLCGRYEGIDQRFIDRYVDQQISLGDFILSGGEIAAMALLDAVARLQPGVLTDAQSHHQDSFNSALDGLLDCPHYTRPEVWSGAPVPDVLLSGHHARIEAWRRQQRLELTANHRPDILEQARSKGLITKADERLLQAKN, from the coding sequence GTGCGCTTCGATGTCATCACTCTTTTTCCCGAGCTGTTCGCCCCGTTGTTGACGGCGGGTATCACCCGCCGGGCCTATGAAAGCGGCCTCGTCGAGGTATGCTTGCACAACCCCCGGGACTTCGCGCAAGGCAACTACCGCCGCGTAGACGACAGGCCTTTTGGTGGCGGTCCGGGCATGGTCATGATGGCGGAGCCCTTGGAGGCCACACTCTTGCATATCCGGGCCCAGCGCTCGGATCAGGCGCCTGTGGTGCTGTTTTCTCCGATTGGCTCCACGCTGAAGCACGAGGGTGTGGAGGCATGGTCGCAGAGTTCTGGCGCTATTCTTCTGTGCGGGCGCTACGAGGGCATAGACCAGCGCTTTATTGACCGCTATGTCGACCAGCAAATCAGTTTGGGAGACTTCATATTGTCCGGTGGCGAGATTGCTGCCATGGCCTTGCTGGATGCGGTGGCACGTTTGCAGCCCGGTGTGCTCACGGATGCCCAAAGTCATCACCAAGACAGTTTTAACTCTGCTCTGGACGGTCTGCTGGATTGTCCGCACTACACACGCCCGGAAGTATGGTCAGGTGCCCCGGTGCCAGACGTGTTGTTATCAGGGCATCACGCCCGTATTGAAGCGTGGCGCCGTCAGCAGCGGCTGGAGCTTACGGCGAATCACAGGCCCGACATTCTGGAACAAGCCCGCAGCAAGGGTCTGATTACCAAGGCCGATGAGCGGCTTTTGCAGGCCAAAAACTGA
- the rplS gene encoding 50S ribosomal protein L19 produces MSNIIQALEQEEIARLGKTIPEFAPGDTVIVSVNVVEGTRKRVQAYEGVVIAKRNRGLNSGFIVRKISSGEGVERTFQTYSPLIASIEVKRRGDVRRAKLYYLRDRSGKSARIKEKLPAKKTAA; encoded by the coding sequence ATGAGCAACATCATTCAAGCGCTCGAGCAGGAAGAAATCGCCCGTCTCGGAAAAACAATCCCCGAATTCGCCCCTGGTGACACCGTCATCGTGAGCGTGAACGTGGTTGAAGGTACACGCAAGCGCGTGCAGGCTTACGAAGGCGTGGTTATCGCCAAGCGTAACCGTGGCCTGAACAGCGGCTTTATCGTGCGCAAGATCTCCAGCGGCGAAGGTGTGGAACGTACGTTCCAAACCTACTCCCCTCTGATCGCCAGCATCGAAGTCAAGCGCCGCGGTGACGTGCGCCGTGCCAAGCTGTACTACCTCCGTGACCGTAGCGGCAAGTCTGCACGTATCAAGGAAAAACTGCCAGCGAAGAAGACAGCAGCGTAA
- a CDS encoding CoA pyrophosphatase, whose amino-acid sequence MSLKAKTLPLFDPQLVPVVGVDSHLQAVDAAALAPQALRQRFLSQPEWSPELRAEHQFSERVPSHASVLIPVMMRAEPTVLLTQRTAHLSSHSGQIAFPGGKADASDADAIATALREAHEEVGLEPQFAEVLGTLPHYTTGSAFVVTPVVALISPEVRLCANPDEVAHVFEVPLAFLMDPANHRRHQVEWDGATREWFSMPFQDSQAEWFIWGATAGMLRNFYRFLRA is encoded by the coding sequence ATGAGTTTAAAAGCCAAAACCTTGCCATTATTTGATCCGCAGCTGGTGCCTGTGGTGGGTGTCGACAGTCACCTGCAGGCGGTAGACGCAGCGGCGCTGGCACCGCAAGCGCTGCGCCAGCGTTTTCTAAGTCAGCCCGAGTGGTCGCCAGAGCTGCGCGCTGAGCATCAGTTTTCAGAGCGGGTTCCATCGCATGCATCGGTACTGATTCCGGTGATGATGAGGGCAGAGCCCACTGTGTTATTAACGCAGCGTACGGCACATTTGTCGAGTCATTCCGGGCAAATTGCTTTTCCGGGCGGCAAGGCGGATGCCTCCGACGCGGATGCGATCGCTACCGCTTTGCGCGAGGCGCATGAAGAAGTGGGGTTGGAACCCCAGTTTGCTGAAGTGCTGGGCACCCTGCCGCACTACACCACGGGCAGTGCCTTTGTCGTGACGCCGGTCGTCGCCTTGATTTCACCGGAGGTTCGACTTTGCGCGAATCCGGACGAGGTGGCGCATGTGTTCGAGGTGCCCTTGGCGTTCCTGATGGATCCGGCCAACCACCGTCGTCATCAGGTGGAGTGGGATGGTGCCACCCGCGAATGGTTTTCGATGCCATTCCAAGACTCACAAGCCGAGTGGTTTATTTGGGGGGCAACAGCGGGCATGTTGCGCAACTTCTACCGCTTCCTCCGTGCTTGA
- a CDS encoding CobD/CbiB family protein: protein MSFISILLALLLEQAKPLPQVNPVHNAVRNWVRWVIKNFDAGASKHAWLAWILAAAGPTLIVLAVHWALVLQLGWAAAAVWNVLVLYATLGFRQFSHHFTQIRDALLAGDEDAARAALAQWKRIDASELPRSEIVRHVIEHSVLSAHRHVFGVFVWYSILAALGLGPAGAVFYRVSEYLALFAKRAPRPELPPVSDAVRAQALRCWELVDWLPARVTALSFAFVGSFEDAVDSWRRHAAAHPLDNDGVVLAATAGAVNVRLGEEGITEGLTPEPAHLRAVVGLVWRTVVMWMVFLALLSLARLIG from the coding sequence ATGAGTTTTATCTCCATATTGTTGGCACTCTTGCTGGAGCAAGCGAAGCCCTTACCCCAAGTGAACCCGGTGCACAACGCAGTGCGCAATTGGGTGCGCTGGGTGATCAAGAACTTCGATGCCGGTGCCTCCAAACATGCGTGGCTGGCTTGGATTTTGGCGGCAGCCGGGCCTACGCTCATCGTCTTGGCGGTTCACTGGGCCTTGGTGTTGCAGTTGGGTTGGGCGGCCGCTGCCGTTTGGAATGTGCTGGTGTTGTATGCGACCCTGGGTTTCAGGCAATTCAGCCACCATTTCACCCAAATCCGCGACGCCCTGTTGGCCGGCGACGAAGATGCGGCACGTGCTGCGTTGGCGCAATGGAAACGCATTGACGCCAGTGAGTTGCCTCGCAGTGAGATCGTGCGCCACGTCATCGAACACTCGGTATTGAGCGCGCACCGCCATGTCTTCGGTGTGTTCGTCTGGTACTCGATATTGGCTGCTTTGGGGTTGGGGCCTGCAGGCGCGGTGTTTTACCGGGTGAGCGAGTATCTGGCCTTGTTTGCCAAAAGAGCGCCCCGGCCGGAGCTGCCGCCGGTGAGCGACGCCGTTCGCGCCCAGGCTTTGCGTTGCTGGGAATTGGTGGATTGGCTGCCCGCACGCGTGACCGCACTGAGTTTTGCCTTTGTCGGCAGCTTTGAAGATGCGGTCGACAGTTGGCGCCGCCATGCCGCAGCACACCCCTTGGACAACGACGGAGTGGTCCTTGCCGCGACGGCCGGCGCTGTGAATGTGCGCTTGGGGGAGGAGGGCATCACCGAAGGCCTGACGCCGGAGCCCGCCCACCTGCGCGCGGTGGTCGGCCTGGTATGGCGCACCGTCGTGATGTGGATGGTGTTCCTGGCACTGTTGTCGCTGGCGCGGTTGATCGGCTAG
- the rsgA gene encoding ribosome small subunit-dependent GTPase A, which translates to MRFTRLQAVPHESCPLSRPGLEPGLVVAGHGRHVWVETPDGRRLICHPRGKKSVTVVGDQVLWQATQDEGTIEKVLPRRNLFYRQDEIRTKSFAANLDQVLILIAAEPEFSESQLSRALIAAEAERIKPIIALNKSDLAGPFGRAWDRLTIYRDMGYTLVPLALKPKAEGLDATELSVLLELMEGKTTLVLGPSGSGKSTLINRLLPDADVLTNEISTALNSGKHTTTSTSLYWVDAAKTTAVIDSPGFQEFGLNHIDPMHLAGLMPDIKAHAGNCKFYNCSHLHEPGCGVLLQTKEAFSLGGITANRYKIYSDLFEELSQTRY; encoded by the coding sequence ATGCGCTTTACGCGCCTGCAGGCCGTTCCGCATGAAAGTTGCCCCTTGAGCCGCCCCGGCTTGGAGCCCGGCCTCGTAGTGGCCGGACATGGGCGTCATGTCTGGGTAGAAACACCGGATGGACGCCGACTGATCTGCCACCCGCGTGGCAAAAAAAGCGTGACGGTGGTGGGAGACCAGGTACTCTGGCAAGCCACCCAAGACGAGGGCACGATTGAAAAAGTGCTGCCACGACGCAACCTTTTTTACCGGCAGGACGAGATTCGCACCAAGTCCTTTGCGGCAAATCTGGACCAGGTGCTGATCCTGATCGCGGCAGAACCCGAGTTTTCTGAGAGCCAGCTCTCACGTGCCCTGATTGCAGCGGAGGCGGAGCGCATCAAGCCCATCATTGCCCTGAACAAAAGTGATCTGGCAGGGCCTTTCGGGCGGGCGTGGGATCGGCTCACCATTTACCGTGACATGGGCTACACCCTGGTCCCCCTGGCGCTCAAGCCCAAAGCAGAGGGATTAGACGCCACCGAGCTCAGCGTATTGCTGGAGCTCATGGAGGGAAAAACGACACTGGTGCTCGGCCCCTCTGGATCCGGAAAAAGCACGCTCATCAATCGCTTGCTGCCGGACGCGGACGTGCTCACCAACGAGATTTCAACCGCCTTGAACTCGGGCAAGCACACCACCACAAGCACCAGCTTGTATTGGGTGGATGCGGCAAAAACCACTGCCGTGATTGATTCGCCAGGATTTCAAGAGTTCGGCCTGAACCACATTGACCCGATGCACTTGGCAGGTCTGATGCCCGACATCAAGGCCCACGCAGGTAACTGCAAGTTCTACAACTGCAGCCACCTCCACGAACCGGGCTGTGGCGTGCTTTTACAAACCAAAGAGGCCTTCAGCTTAGGCGGGATCACCGCAAATCGCTACAAAATTTATAGTGATTTGTTTGAAGAGCTGTCGCAAACCCGCTATTGA
- a CDS encoding 4a-hydroxytetrahydrobiopterin dehydratase, giving the protein MQSATVRTALSATQIIASLAKTEGWKLHGDGADLAIEKTYKFENFLKTMAFVNAIAYLAEQQDHHPELLLTYSTCSVRFNTHDVQGVSRSDFECAALVDALYAPAGRSA; this is encoded by the coding sequence ATGCAATCAGCCACCGTCAGAACTGCGCTAAGCGCTACACAAATCATAGCAAGCCTCGCCAAAACCGAAGGTTGGAAGCTGCACGGTGATGGCGCAGATCTCGCCATTGAAAAGACCTATAAGTTTGAGAACTTCCTCAAAACCATGGCCTTTGTCAACGCCATCGCTTACCTTGCAGAACAGCAAGACCATCACCCCGAACTCTTGCTGACCTACAGCACGTGCAGCGTCCGCTTCAATACCCATGATGTGCAGGGCGTCTCGCGCTCTGACTTTGAATGCGCGGCTCTCGTAGATGCGCTTTACGCGCCTGCAGGCCGTTCCGCATGA
- a CDS encoding M48 family metallopeptidase: MQDTAFEFTPSLWMTTLFALTLVASVVLKFWLATRQVRHVAQHRDTVPLAFASHIALADHQKAAEYTMAQARLGLLELAWGTVVILGWTLLGGLHALNQTLLGWFGAPMESSLLQQLALLVCFSVIGSVVDLPFSLYRTFVLEQRFGFNRMTPRLWLIDGLKGLAFSALIGLPLAAGALWVMATTGTLWWLWTWSLWMGFSLLMMWVYPTWIAPLFNQFKPLEDAALKDRVAALMTRCGFTSKGFYVMDGSKRSAHANAYFTGFGASKRVVFYDTLLAQLSPDEVDAVLAHELGHFKHGHIRKRMASLFALSLAAFALLGWVSQQAWFYTGLGVGPNMAGGNEALSLLLFMMVLPLAGSFTGPLFAQLSRKHEFEADAFAVAHANGAALSSALLKLYKDNASTLTPDPVYVKFYYSHPPAPERLARMPQAHPIATTA, from the coding sequence ATGCAAGACACCGCGTTTGAATTCACACCGTCCCTTTGGATGACGACCCTATTCGCCCTCACGCTGGTAGCTAGCGTAGTGCTCAAATTCTGGCTCGCTACCCGGCAAGTGCGCCACGTCGCACAACACCGGGATACCGTGCCGCTGGCATTCGCGAGCCATATTGCCTTGGCAGACCATCAAAAAGCCGCGGAATACACCATGGCGCAAGCGCGATTGGGGCTGCTCGAATTGGCGTGGGGCACCGTGGTGATCTTGGGCTGGACATTGCTGGGAGGGCTGCATGCCTTGAATCAGACCCTGTTGGGGTGGTTTGGCGCCCCGATGGAAAGCAGCCTTCTGCAGCAACTAGCATTGCTCGTGTGCTTTTCAGTGATTGGCTCGGTCGTGGACCTGCCCTTCTCGCTCTACCGCACGTTTGTTTTGGAGCAGCGCTTTGGCTTTAACCGCATGACACCGCGCCTGTGGCTGATCGATGGTCTGAAGGGTCTGGCATTCAGCGCCCTGATTGGCTTGCCGCTGGCAGCTGGCGCGTTGTGGGTCATGGCGACGACCGGGACGCTCTGGTGGCTGTGGACCTGGAGCCTGTGGATGGGGTTCAGCCTGCTGATGATGTGGGTCTACCCCACGTGGATCGCACCTTTGTTCAACCAGTTCAAGCCTCTCGAAGATGCCGCGCTCAAGGACCGCGTCGCCGCGCTGATGACGCGCTGCGGGTTCACCTCCAAGGGGTTTTACGTGATGGACGGTAGCAAGCGAAGCGCCCACGCCAATGCCTATTTCACCGGCTTCGGTGCCTCTAAGCGGGTCGTTTTTTATGACACCCTGCTCGCTCAACTTAGCCCGGACGAAGTAGACGCCGTATTGGCACACGAACTGGGGCATTTCAAGCACGGGCACATCCGCAAGCGCATGGCGTCCTTGTTCGCTTTGAGCTTGGCCGCGTTCGCGCTGCTGGGCTGGGTGAGCCAGCAGGCCTGGTTTTACACCGGCCTCGGGGTAGGCCCGAATATGGCAGGCGGCAACGAGGCTTTGTCACTGTTGCTGTTCATGATGGTATTGCCCTTGGCAGGCAGCTTTACCGGGCCCCTGTTCGCACAGTTATCCCGTAAACACGAGTTTGAAGCCGACGCGTTCGCCGTAGCCCACGCCAATGGCGCGGCACTGTCGTCAGCGCTGCTCAAACTCTACAAGGACAATGCGTCGACACTCACCCCGGACCCTGTGTACGTAAAGTTCTATTATTCGCATCCACCGGCGCCCGAGCGTTTGGCCCGAATGCCACAGGCTCACCCAATAGCCACCACTGCTTAG
- the orn gene encoding oligoribonuclease, with protein sequence MDESNTPIPATLIKSDKNLVWLDCEMTGLEPERDRLLEIAVIVTDPHLGQRVEGPVFVIHQSDALLNGMDAWNKGTHGKSGLIDKVKASTVTEAEAEAALIAFLSPYVPAGASPMCGNSIGQDRRFLVKYMPKLEAFFHYRNVDVSTLKELAKRWKPGVAETFKKQQKHTALADVTESIEELAHYREHFLKLN encoded by the coding sequence ATGGACGAATCAAACACCCCCATCCCCGCCACGCTCATCAAATCCGACAAAAACTTGGTCTGGTTGGACTGTGAAATGACGGGTCTTGAGCCTGAACGCGACCGACTGTTGGAAATTGCAGTGATCGTCACGGACCCCCATCTCGGCCAGCGGGTAGAGGGGCCCGTGTTTGTGATTCATCAATCGGACGCGTTGCTCAATGGCATGGATGCCTGGAACAAGGGTACCCACGGCAAAAGCGGCTTGATCGACAAAGTCAAAGCATCTACCGTTACCGAGGCAGAGGCAGAAGCGGCATTGATTGCTTTCTTGAGCCCTTATGTGCCTGCGGGCGCATCACCCATGTGCGGCAACTCGATCGGCCAGGACCGCCGCTTTCTGGTGAAGTACATGCCCAAACTGGAAGCGTTCTTCCACTACCGCAATGTAGACGTGAGCACGCTCAAAGAACTGGCCAAACGCTGGAAGCCCGGGGTTGCCGAGACCTTCAAAAAGCAGCAAAAGCACACCGCTTTGGCCGACGTCACCGAGTCCATCGAAGAGCTAGCACACTACCGTGAGCACTTTCTCAAACTAAATTAG
- a CDS encoding DEAD/DEAH box helicase: MTDAFEVTGEFAPAENLSVSATSVETSIESEAVEAAAPEAPNGFVELGLAPALVQACKDLGYTQPTTVQQKAIPMAMAGVGSDKAGKFVDLMVSSQTGSGKTAAFLLPVLHTLLTQQAEAEEAERAEYEQACADAAAKGEPAPKRAKRKDPTNPRNFKAPTPGALIVCPTRELAQQVAHDAIDLVQHCRGLRVANIVGGMPYQLQIAKLQNANLVVATPGRLLDLQRSMQIKLDQVQFLVVDEADRMLDLGFSDDLAEINQLTIDRKQTMMFSATFAPRIQQLAARVMREPQRVTIDSPQEKHANIKQVLFWADNAQHKRKLLDHWLRDTTINQAVVFASTQIECDGLANDLQQDGFSAVALHGALSQGLRNRRLMALRQGQVQILVATDVAARGIDVPTITHVFNFGLPMKAEDYTHRIGRTGRAGRDGLAVTFAEFRDRRKIFDIEAYSRQPIKPETIPGLEPQQRAPESRPSFGGRGRGGDFQPRERKFGGPREGGFGGGQRDGAPRDGGYGAVRGFGGRPEGGGNRGFGENSRDFGGASREGFSYERKGGFNDRFAGQGAPRGDARPPRGDFGAPRGDFGAPRGDFAARKPAGFAKPGNGGKVFVPRDAKKRPARNFD, translated from the coding sequence ATGACTGACGCTTTTGAAGTGACAGGCGAATTCGCGCCTGCTGAAAACCTTTCCGTTTCCGCAACATCCGTGGAAACTTCCATCGAGTCCGAGGCTGTAGAAGCTGCGGCACCTGAGGCCCCTAACGGTTTCGTCGAGCTCGGATTGGCGCCCGCTTTGGTGCAGGCGTGTAAAGACCTGGGCTACACCCAGCCTACGACCGTGCAACAAAAAGCCATCCCTATGGCCATGGCAGGCGTGGGTTCCGACAAGGCCGGCAAATTTGTCGACCTGATGGTGTCCAGCCAGACCGGTTCCGGTAAGACTGCCGCATTCCTGTTGCCCGTGTTGCACACCTTGTTGACTCAGCAGGCTGAAGCCGAAGAGGCTGAGCGCGCTGAGTATGAACAAGCGTGCGCCGATGCTGCTGCCAAGGGCGAACCCGCTCCCAAGCGTGCCAAGCGCAAAGACCCGACCAACCCCCGCAACTTCAAGGCTCCTACTCCTGGCGCTTTGATCGTTTGCCCTACCCGTGAACTGGCCCAGCAAGTGGCACATGACGCAATTGACCTGGTGCAACACTGCCGTGGTCTGCGCGTCGCCAACATCGTGGGTGGCATGCCCTACCAGCTGCAAATTGCCAAGCTGCAAAACGCCAACTTGGTGGTGGCGACCCCCGGCCGTCTGCTGGATCTGCAACGCTCCATGCAAATCAAGCTGGACCAAGTCCAGTTCCTGGTGGTGGACGAAGCCGACCGTATGTTGGACCTCGGCTTCTCCGATGACTTGGCTGAAATCAACCAGCTCACCATCGACCGCAAGCAGACCATGATGTTCAGCGCCACCTTCGCACCCCGCATCCAGCAATTGGCTGCCCGTGTGATGCGCGAACCCCAGCGCGTGACGATCGATAGCCCCCAGGAAAAGCACGCCAACATCAAGCAAGTGCTGTTCTGGGCTGACAACGCCCAGCACAAGCGCAAGCTGCTGGACCACTGGCTGCGTGACACCACAATTAACCAAGCAGTTGTGTTTGCCAGCACCCAGATCGAGTGCGATGGCTTGGCCAACGACCTGCAGCAAGACGGCTTCTCCGCTGTGGCCCTGCACGGCGCCCTGAGCCAAGGCCTGCGTAACCGCCGCCTGATGGCTTTGCGCCAAGGTCAGGTGCAGATTCTGGTGGCTACCGATGTGGCTGCTCGCGGTATCGACGTGCCCACCATCACCCACGTGTTTAACTTCGGTCTGCCGATGAAGGCTGAGGACTACACCCATCGTATCGGTCGTACCGGTCGTGCCGGTCGTGATGGTTTGGCTGTGACATTCGCTGAGTTCCGCGACCGTCGCAAGATTTTCGACATCGAGGCTTACAGCCGTCAGCCTATTAAGCCAGAAACTATCCCCGGCTTGGAACCCCAGCAGCGCGCTCCTGAGTCGCGCCCCAGCTTCGGTGGCCGTGGCCGCGGTGGTGACTTCCAGCCTCGCGAACGCAAGTTCGGTGGCCCACGTGAAGGCGGCTTTGGTGGTGGACAGCGCGATGGCGCTCCCCGTGACGGTGGCTACGGTGCGGTGCGCGGTTTCGGCGGACGCCCTGAGGGCGGCGGCAACCGTGGTTTCGGTGAAAACTCCCGTGATTTCGGTGGCGCTTCCCGTGAAGGCTTCAGCTACGAGCGTAAGGGTGGTTTCAACGACCGCTTTGCCGGCCAAGGCGCGCCCCGCGGTGATGCACGTCCTCCCCGTGGCGATTTCGGCGCACCTCGCGGTGACTTTGGTGCCCCACGTGGCGACTTTGCAGCCCGCAAGCCTGCTGGTTTTGCCAAGCCTGGTAACGGCGGCAAGGTTTTCGTGCCCCGCGATGCCAAGAAGCGTCCGGCACGCAACTTCGACTAA
- a CDS encoding NAD(P)-dependent oxidoreductase, with amino-acid sequence MKIALLGIGLMGFPMGRRLCEAGHTVHVWNRTPAKAERLIAFGATVHPTAAHAVAEADMVITMLDHGGIVSHVLFELGAADAIPQGTLLVDMSSIKPVEARDHAARLSERGVDYLDAPVSGGTLGAEQGTLAIMAGGKATNFERAMPVLKIFGRPTHVGPIGSGQLTKLANQMIVGATIGIVAEALLLCERGGANMGKVKEAITGGFADSRILQVHGQRMVDRDFAPRARMTVQIKDLRNALATASEVGFDAPITTLFEKLYAEGIEHGLSDLDHAGLFVELASRNGMA; translated from the coding sequence ATGAAAATAGCACTTCTCGGCATCGGTCTCATGGGGTTCCCCATGGGGCGCCGCCTTTGTGAAGCCGGCCACACGGTCCACGTCTGGAACCGTACCCCCGCCAAAGCGGAACGTCTCATCGCATTCGGCGCCACTGTCCATCCCACAGCCGCCCATGCCGTTGCCGAAGCAGACATGGTCATCACCATGCTGGACCACGGCGGCATCGTCAGCCACGTGTTGTTTGAATTGGGCGCGGCAGACGCTATTCCGCAGGGCACGCTGCTGGTGGACATGTCGTCCATCAAACCCGTAGAAGCCCGCGACCATGCCGCCCGCCTGAGCGAGCGCGGTGTGGACTACCTGGATGCACCTGTCTCCGGCGGCACGCTGGGGGCCGAGCAAGGCACGCTGGCCATCATGGCCGGTGGCAAGGCCACCAATTTCGAGCGCGCCATGCCGGTGCTCAAAATCTTCGGGCGCCCCACCCACGTGGGGCCCATCGGCTCCGGCCAACTCACCAAGCTGGCCAACCAGATGATCGTAGGCGCCACCATCGGCATCGTGGCAGAAGCCCTGCTGCTCTGTGAACGCGGCGGTGCCAATATGGGCAAGGTGAAAGAAGCCATCACCGGCGGTTTTGCGGACAGCCGCATCCTGCAAGTCCACGGCCAGCGCATGGTCGACCGCGACTTTGCACCCCGCGCCCGCATGACCGTGCAGATCAAGGACCTGCGTAACGCCTTGGCCACGGCCTCTGAGGTCGGCTTTGATGCGCCAATTACTACGTTGTTTGAAAAGCTATATGCCGAAGGCATCGAGCACGGCCTGTCCGACCTGGACCACGCCGGCTTGTTTGTGGAACTGGCGAGCCGCAACGGCATGGCCTGA
- a CDS encoding GMP reductase: MEIFDYDNILLLPRKCRVESRSECDAGVELGSRKFRLPVVPANMKTVVDESICEWLARNGYFYVMHRFDLDNVKFVQEMHAKDLFASISLGVKKPDYATVDQLVALGLTPEYITIDIAHGHADSVRDMIIYLKKHLPGSFVIAGNVATPEAVIDLENWGADATKVGVGPGKVCITKLKTGFGTGGWQLSALKWCARVATKPIIADGGIRSHGDIAKSIRFGASMVMIGSLFAGHEESPGKTVEVDGAMFKEYYGSASDFNKGEYKHVEGKRILEPIKGKLADTLIEMEQDVQSSISYAGGKKLMDIRKVNYVTLGGDNAGEHLLM, encoded by the coding sequence ATGGAAATTTTTGACTACGACAACATCCTCTTGCTGCCCCGCAAATGCCGGGTGGAGAGCCGTTCTGAATGCGATGCCGGCGTCGAGCTGGGCAGCCGCAAATTCCGTCTGCCGGTCGTCCCCGCCAACATGAAAACCGTAGTGGACGAGTCCATCTGTGAATGGCTGGCGCGCAATGGCTACTTCTACGTGATGCACCGCTTTGATCTGGACAACGTGAAGTTCGTCCAGGAGATGCACGCCAAGGACCTGTTTGCCTCCATCTCGCTGGGCGTGAAGAAGCCGGACTACGCCACGGTGGACCAGCTGGTAGCACTGGGCCTGACGCCCGAGTACATCACTATCGACATCGCCCACGGCCATGCCGACAGCGTGCGCGACATGATCATCTACCTCAAGAAACACCTGCCAGGCAGCTTTGTGATCGCCGGCAACGTGGCCACGCCCGAGGCGGTGATCGACCTGGAAAACTGGGGTGCGGACGCCACCAAGGTCGGCGTGGGCCCGGGCAAGGTGTGTATCACCAAGCTCAAGACCGGTTTCGGTACCGGCGGCTGGCAGCTCAGCGCGCTCAAGTGGTGTGCCCGTGTAGCCACCAAGCCCATCATTGCCGACGGCGGCATCCGCAGCCACGGCGACATTGCCAAGAGCATCCGCTTCGGCGCGAGCATGGTCATGATCGGCTCCCTGTTTGCAGGCCATGAAGAGTCCCCCGGCAAAACGGTGGAAGTCGATGGCGCCATGTTCAAGGAGTACTACGGCTCGGCCAGCGACTTCAACAAGGGCGAATACAAACACGTCGAAGGCAAGCGCATCCTGGAGCCGATCAAGGGCAAGCTAGCCGATACGCTGATTGAAATGGAGCAGGACGTGCAAAGCTCCATCAGCTATGCCGGTGGCAAGAAGCTCATGGACATCCGCAAGGTGAACTACGTGACCCTGGGCGGCGACAACGCGGGCGAACACCTGCTGATGTAA